A stretch of the Mesorhizobium huakuii genome encodes the following:
- a CDS encoding cell wall hydrolase: protein MHRRVLKRLVAAAGEKKRSFVSPFIIGLGIWIGFPTVAAYQDMTSLVSGLESPSARWNSYVERSVAGSTHAAEMPFVDSDVTGSISGSGIHLAGVGNVSFRGKGGKVSGSPDEDRVVRADKKGRIVQVSPVAPPKNFNAGSIFQRTSSLMRPSMDGGLKMAFAKPQIKGKEIQIAAEFHAREDKKPDPGVPAMLAALVNNDHPDILATAYAQSEPDYAKASPFEALLQDEQPNNGRFIPPMAKGDHSWIQNPLPASVFSKPEQKCLANGIYFEARSESVRGQAAVAQVILNRVRNPAYPNSICGVVYQNDSWFNRCQFSFACDGRKKRIDDPVAYKTAQDIAMAVTAGKIFIPEVGSSTHYYAQYVHPGWARTMQKMTKIGLHIFYRTYGGGWS, encoded by the coding sequence GTGCATCGACGTGTGTTGAAGCGGCTTGTTGCCGCCGCCGGTGAGAAGAAACGCAGCTTCGTATCTCCGTTCATCATCGGTCTCGGCATCTGGATCGGCTTCCCGACCGTCGCCGCCTACCAGGACATGACCAGCCTCGTTTCCGGCCTTGAATCGCCGAGCGCGCGCTGGAATTCCTATGTCGAGAGATCCGTCGCGGGCTCGACCCACGCCGCCGAGATGCCCTTCGTCGATTCCGACGTCACCGGCTCGATCTCCGGATCGGGGATTCACCTGGCTGGCGTCGGCAACGTGTCGTTTCGCGGCAAGGGCGGCAAGGTCAGCGGCTCGCCCGACGAGGATCGCGTCGTGCGCGCCGACAAGAAGGGCCGCATCGTCCAGGTGTCTCCCGTCGCGCCGCCGAAGAACTTCAACGCCGGTTCGATCTTCCAGCGGACCTCCTCCTTGATGCGGCCGAGCATGGATGGCGGCTTGAAAATGGCCTTCGCCAAGCCGCAGATCAAAGGCAAGGAAATCCAGATCGCCGCGGAATTCCATGCGCGTGAAGACAAGAAGCCGGATCCCGGCGTGCCGGCCATGCTTGCCGCCCTGGTCAACAACGACCATCCCGATATTCTGGCGACGGCCTATGCGCAATCCGAGCCGGACTATGCCAAGGCCTCGCCCTTCGAAGCCCTGCTGCAGGACGAGCAGCCCAACAACGGCCGCTTCATTCCGCCGATGGCCAAGGGCGACCATTCGTGGATCCAGAACCCGCTTCCGGCCAGCGTCTTCTCCAAGCCCGAGCAAAAGTGCCTGGCCAACGGCATCTATTTCGAGGCGAGGAGCGAATCCGTGCGCGGTCAGGCTGCCGTTGCCCAGGTCATCCTCAACCGCGTCCGCAATCCCGCCTATCCCAATTCGATCTGCGGCGTCGTCTACCAGAACGACAGCTGGTTCAACCGCTGCCAGTTCTCCTTCGCTTGCGATGGCAGGAAGAAGCGTATCGACGATCCTGTCGCCTACAAGACCGCGCAGGACATCGCCATGGCCGTCACCGCCGGCAAGATCTTCATCCCGGAGGTCGGATCATCGACCCATTACTACGCGCAATATGTCCATCCGGGCTGGGCCCGTACGATGCAGAAGATGACCAAGATCGGCCTGCATATCTTCTACCGCACCTATGGCGGCGGCTGGAGCTGA
- a CDS encoding AtpZ/AtpI family protein has translation MADKSRPDGTGETGRGNQHETGIRDEDLERRRRELEASLATRLPNRLEGKDDAKAGSAAGYGQAVKLSSEFIAGVVVGAGIGWIIDRMAGTSPWGLIVFLLLGFGAGILNVMRSAGVVAEFGQGDKSRSGRDDSK, from the coding sequence ATGGCCGATAAAAGCAGGCCAGACGGAACCGGAGAAACCGGCCGCGGCAATCAGCATGAAACCGGCATCCGCGACGAGGATCTTGAGCGACGTCGGCGTGAACTTGAAGCATCGCTTGCGACAAGGCTGCCGAACCGGCTCGAGGGGAAAGACGACGCGAAAGCGGGCAGTGCGGCCGGTTATGGCCAGGCGGTCAAACTCTCCAGCGAATTTATCGCTGGCGTGGTGGTGGGCGCCGGCATCGGCTGGATCATCGACCGTATGGCGGGGACATCGCCATGGGGTCTGATCGTTTTCCTGCTGCTTGGTTTTGGCGCCGGTATACTCAATGTCATGCGTTCCGCGGGCGTTGTGGCAGAATTCGGACAGGGCGATAAATCGCGCTCTGGCCGGGACGACAGCAAATGA
- a CDS encoding F0F1 ATP synthase subunit A: MAADKVDPIHQFHIIKLIPINIGGYDLSFTNSALFMVATVIVAAAFLYLTTSSRSLVPGRLQSISEMAYEFVGNMLRDAAGTQGMKFFPLVFSLFMFVLVANLLGLFPYFFTITSHIIVTFGLAILVIGTVIVYGFMKHGLGFLKLFVPKGVPLVMMVLVVPIEVISFVSRPISLSVRLFANMLAGHITLKVFSGFVVSLSALGAVGVAGSILPLAMAVALTALELLVAFLQAYVFAVLTCMYLNDALHPSH, translated from the coding sequence GTGGCAGCTGACAAGGTCGATCCGATCCACCAGTTCCATATCATCAAGCTGATTCCGATTAACATCGGCGGCTACGACCTGTCCTTCACAAATTCGGCATTGTTCATGGTCGCGACCGTGATCGTCGCGGCGGCCTTCCTCTATCTCACCACATCCAGCCGCAGCCTGGTTCCCGGTCGGCTGCAGTCGATCTCCGAGATGGCCTACGAGTTCGTCGGCAACATGTTGCGCGATGCCGCCGGCACGCAGGGCATGAAGTTCTTCCCGCTTGTGTTTTCGCTGTTCATGTTCGTGCTGGTTGCCAATCTGCTCGGCCTGTTCCCCTATTTCTTCACCATCACCAGCCACATCATCGTCACCTTCGGCCTCGCCATCCTGGTGATTGGCACCGTCATCGTCTACGGCTTCATGAAGCACGGTCTGGGCTTCCTCAAGCTGTTCGTGCCGAAAGGCGTGCCTCTCGTGATGATGGTGCTTGTCGTTCCGATCGAGGTGATTTCCTTCGTCTCGCGCCCGATCAGCCTCTCGGTTCGTCTGTTCGCCAACATGTTGGCCGGCCATATCACGCTGAAGGTGTTTTCGGGCTTCGTCGTCAGCCTCTCCGCGCTGGGCGCGGTCGGCGTGGCGGGCTCGATCCTGCCACTGGCCATGGCGGTGGCGCTGACGGCGCTGGAACTGCTCGTCGCCTTCCTGCAGGCTTATGTCTTTGCGGTGTTGACCTGCATGTACCTCAACGACGCCCTGCACCCCAGTCACTAA
- a CDS encoding F0F1 ATP synthase subunit C, which translates to MEVNAAAAIGAGIACLGMGGAGIGLGNIFGSYLSGALRNPSAADGQFGRLIFGFAVTEALGIFSLLIALLLVFK; encoded by the coding sequence ATGGAAGTAAATGCAGCAGCTGCGATCGGCGCCGGCATCGCTTGCCTGGGCATGGGTGGCGCGGGCATCGGCCTGGGCAACATCTTCGGCAGCTATCTCTCGGGCGCGCTGCGCAATCCGTCGGCTGCCGATGGCCAGTTCGGCCGCCTGATTTTCGGCTTCGCCGTGACCGAAGCTCTGGGCATCTTCTCGCTCCTGATCGCGCTCCTCCTGGTGTTCAAGTAA
- a CDS encoding F0F1 ATP synthase subunit B encodes MFVTSAFAEETAPAVTEGDTHSGTGVPAEAHGTFPPFDPATFPSQLLWLAITFGLFYLFLKKVAMPRVGGIIDVRNDRISQDLDQASKLKGEADAAVAAYEQELAEAKKNASSIGQQAADAAKAETETARKKIEAALDEKLGEAEARISSIKANAMKEVGSIAEDTASAIVEALVGGKASKAEIAAAVKSVAR; translated from the coding sequence ATGTTCGTGACATCTGCCTTTGCGGAAGAGACCGCGCCCGCCGTGACGGAAGGCGACACGCATTCCGGCACCGGCGTGCCTGCCGAAGCGCATGGCACGTTCCCGCCATTCGATCCGGCGACGTTTCCGTCGCAGCTTCTGTGGCTGGCGATCACTTTCGGGCTGTTCTACCTCTTCTTGAAGAAGGTAGCGATGCCGCGCGTTGGCGGCATCATCGATGTCCGCAACGATCGCATCAGCCAGGATCTCGATCAGGCGTCGAAGTTGAAGGGCGAGGCCGATGCCGCCGTTGCTGCTTACGAGCAGGAACTGGCGGAGGCCAAGAAGAACGCCAGTTCGATCGGCCAGCAGGCCGCCGATGCGGCCAAGGCGGAAACCGAGACCGCGCGCAAGAAGATCGAGGCCGCGCTCGACGAGAAGCTTGGCGAGGCCGAGGCGCGCATTTCTTCCATCAAGGCCAATGCCATGAAGGAAGTCGGCAGCATCGCCGAGGATACCGCTTCGGCGATCGTCGAAGCCCTGGTTGGCGGCAAGGCCAGCAAGGCCGAGATCGCGGCCGCGGTCAAATCCGTGGCCCGGTGA
- a CDS encoding F0F1 ATP synthase subunit B → MDATSLATLWATIALIIFLGVAIYIKVPSLIAKALDARAARISSELDEARKLRDEAQQLLGQYKKKRKEAEQEAADIVAAAKREAEMLATEAHKKTEDYVARRTALAEQKIGQAERDAVAEVRASAVDIAVEAARALLAAKVDVKAGADLFKASLADVKAKLN, encoded by the coding sequence ATGGACGCTACATCTCTCGCAACGCTCTGGGCCACGATTGCCCTGATCATCTTCCTGGGCGTCGCCATCTACATCAAGGTGCCCAGCCTGATCGCCAAGGCACTCGATGCGCGCGCCGCCAGGATCAGCAGCGAGCTCGACGAGGCCCGCAAGCTGCGCGACGAAGCCCAGCAATTGCTCGGCCAGTACAAGAAGAAGCGCAAGGAAGCCGAGCAGGAGGCTGCCGACATCGTCGCGGCCGCCAAGCGCGAAGCCGAAATGCTCGCCACCGAAGCGCACAAGAAGACCGAAGACTATGTCGCCCGGCGCACCGCGCTTGCCGAGCAGAAGATCGGTCAGGCCGAGCGTGACGCGGTCGCCGAGGTGCGCGCCAGCGCCGTCGACATCGCCGTCGAAGCCGCCCGCGCGCTGCTCGCCGCCAAGGTCGACGTCAAGGCCGGAGCCGACCTGTTCAAGGCTTCGCTCGCGGATGTGAAGGCCAAGCTGAACTGA
- a CDS encoding ribonuclease HII, with protein MARARSDSPLLFEIVEKPDFSFETKAMADGLWPVAGMDEAGRGPLAGPVVAAAVVLDPTNIPEGLDDSKRLSHLQREALFLRILGSAQAVSMASISAEGIDGSNILKASLEAMRRALVGLSVRPKLALADGRDVPPGLPCDGRALIKGDQRSQSIAAASIVAKVMRDRMMCGCGSHHDRYGFEVHMGYATARHRTAIEAHGPVARLHRVSFAPFRLGGAEVVEEESLAGLD; from the coding sequence ATGGCTCGCGCGCGTTCCGATTCTCCGCTTCTCTTCGAAATCGTCGAGAAACCCGATTTCTCCTTCGAGACGAAGGCGATGGCCGATGGCCTGTGGCCGGTCGCCGGGATGGACGAGGCCGGCCGCGGTCCGCTGGCCGGGCCGGTGGTCGCCGCAGCGGTGGTGCTCGACCCCACCAACATCCCCGAAGGCCTCGACGATTCCAAACGGCTCAGCCATTTGCAGCGCGAGGCGCTGTTCCTGCGCATTCTTGGCTCGGCACAGGCGGTTTCGATGGCCTCGATCAGCGCCGAAGGCATTGACGGCAGCAACATCCTGAAGGCCAGCCTCGAGGCGATGCGCCGCGCTCTGGTCGGGCTTTCGGTTCGGCCGAAGCTTGCGCTGGCCGACGGACGCGACGTGCCGCCGGGGCTCCCTTGCGACGGCCGTGCGCTGATCAAGGGCGACCAGCGCTCGCAGTCGATCGCCGCCGCCTCGATCGTCGCCAAGGTGATGCGCGACCGCATGATGTGCGGCTGCGGCAGCCATCATGATCGCTACGGCTTCGAGGTCCATATGGGTTACGCCACCGCCCGGCATCGGACAGCGATCGAGGCGCATGGCCCGGTCGCGCGGCTCCACCGCGTGTCGTTCGCGCCGTTCAGGCTGGGCGGAGCTGAGGTGGTTGAAGAAGAAAGCTTGGCCGGGCTGGATTGA
- a CDS encoding PA0069 family radical SAM protein gives MEPIVRADIAAFGAGRAEMANAMIEQSGMRIRPDRNRGRSAGINPSGRFEPVSRHVFDDGWSSLEELPPFKTEVQVEKPRTIITRNESPDISFDRSINPYRGCEHGCVYCFARPTHAFMGLSPGLDFESKLFAKPDAARLLDKELSKDGYQPRTIAIGTNTDPYQPIEKQYRIMREILEVLEARGHPVGIVTKSALVTRDIDILSRMAERGLAKVALSVTTMDRMLARTMEPRASTPTKRLEAIRQLSDAGIPTSVMVAPIIPGLTDQEMERILDSARAAGAREAGYVVLRLPLEVSPIFKDWLLRHYPDRYRHVMSLIRSMRDGKDYDSEWGKRMKGAGPYAWQIGRRFEITAKRLGLNAERRTLRTDQFVAAGKDQEQLMLL, from the coding sequence ATGGAACCGATCGTGCGTGCCGACATTGCAGCCTTCGGGGCAGGACGCGCCGAAATGGCCAATGCGATGATCGAGCAGAGTGGCATGCGTATCCGCCCGGACCGCAACCGCGGCCGGTCGGCGGGCATCAATCCGTCCGGCCGCTTCGAACCCGTCAGCCGGCATGTCTTCGACGATGGCTGGAGTTCGCTGGAGGAACTGCCGCCGTTCAAGACCGAGGTGCAGGTGGAAAAGCCGCGCACCATCATCACCCGCAATGAATCGCCCGACATCTCCTTCGACCGCTCGATCAACCCCTATCGCGGCTGCGAACATGGCTGCGTCTATTGCTTCGCGCGGCCGACGCACGCCTTCATGGGCCTGTCGCCGGGGCTGGATTTCGAATCCAAGCTGTTCGCCAAGCCGGATGCGGCGCGGCTGCTCGACAAGGAGCTGTCGAAGGACGGCTACCAGCCGCGCACCATCGCCATCGGCACCAACACCGATCCCTACCAGCCGATCGAGAAGCAGTACCGGATCATGCGCGAGATCCTCGAAGTGCTGGAGGCACGCGGCCATCCGGTCGGCATCGTCACCAAATCCGCTCTGGTGACGCGCGACATCGACATATTGTCGCGTATGGCCGAACGCGGGCTGGCCAAGGTGGCGCTGTCGGTGACGACGATGGACCGCATGCTGGCCAGGACGATGGAACCTCGCGCGTCGACGCCGACCAAGCGGCTGGAAGCGATCCGGCAACTTTCGGATGCCGGCATTCCGACTTCGGTCATGGTCGCGCCGATCATCCCCGGCCTCACCGACCAGGAGATGGAGCGGATCCTCGATTCGGCACGCGCCGCCGGCGCGCGCGAGGCGGGTTATGTTGTGCTGCGCCTGCCGCTGGAGGTCAGCCCGATCTTCAAGGACTGGCTGCTGCGCCACTATCCCGACCGCTATCGCCACGTGATGTCGCTGATCCGCTCGATGCGCGATGGCAAGGACTACGATTCGGAATGGGGCAAGCGCATGAAGGGCGCCGGACCCTACGCCTGGCAGATCGGCCGGCGCTTCGAGATCACCGCCAAGCGGCTCGGGCTCAACGCCGAACGGCGCACGCTGCGCACCGACCAGTTCGTCGCGGCTGGAAAAGACCAGGAACAGCTGATGCTGCTCTGA
- a CDS encoding glycosyltransferase: MLSVLIETRNDEEALARTLASLIGGAVEGVVREVVVCDTGSTDQTHHVAEHAGCHYMASGGIAAGIRQAKGDWLLLLEPGARLVEGWIDAVVVHTAKQTMAARFSRARGSRTPFLARVFSGNRALADGLVISKRQAASLSKSASSAEALARGLATKKLDAEIWVAPPKQQHRAPK; this comes from the coding sequence ATGCTCAGTGTTCTCATCGAAACGCGCAATGACGAGGAGGCTCTCGCCCGCACGCTCGCCTCGCTGATTGGCGGCGCGGTCGAGGGCGTGGTGCGGGAGGTTGTCGTTTGCGACACCGGCTCCACCGACCAGACGCATCATGTCGCCGAGCATGCTGGCTGCCACTATATGGCGAGCGGCGGCATCGCCGCCGGGATCCGGCAGGCCAAGGGAGACTGGCTGCTGCTGCTGGAACCCGGCGCGCGGCTGGTGGAGGGCTGGATCGACGCGGTCGTCGTGCACACGGCGAAGCAAACCATGGCGGCGCGATTCTCACGCGCGCGCGGTAGCCGCACGCCGTTCCTGGCCCGGGTCTTTTCGGGAAACCGGGCTCTCGCCGATGGGCTGGTGATCAGCAAACGGCAGGCCGCGTCCTTGTCGAAGAGCGCCAGCAGCGCCGAGGCTCTGGCGCGCGGCCTGGCGACAAAGAAGCTCGACGCCGAGATCTGGGTGGCGCCGCCGAAGCAGCAGCACCGCGCCCCAAAGTGA
- the moaB gene encoding molybdenum cofactor biosynthesis protein B produces MAGINESRSFIPVRIAVLTVSDTRSLADDKSGQTLADRITEAGHILAARDIVTDDREKIRDTVLAWSRDKTIDVVITTGGTGFTGRDVTPDALEPIFEKRMDGFSEVFHRISYDKIGTSTIQSRATGGVVNATFVFVLPGSPGACKDAWDGILKAQLDYRHMPCNFVEIMPRLDEHLRRGK; encoded by the coding sequence ATGGCTGGGATCAACGAGAGCCGTTCGTTCATTCCGGTGCGCATCGCGGTGCTGACGGTTTCCGACACGCGCAGCCTCGCCGACGACAAATCCGGCCAGACGCTGGCCGACCGCATCACTGAGGCAGGCCACATCCTAGCCGCCCGCGATATCGTCACCGATGACCGCGAAAAGATCCGCGACACGGTGCTGGCGTGGTCGCGGGACAAGACCATCGATGTCGTCATCACCACCGGCGGCACCGGCTTCACCGGGCGCGACGTGACGCCGGACGCGCTGGAGCCGATCTTCGAAAAGCGCATGGACGGCTTTTCCGAAGTGTTCCACCGCATCTCGTACGATAAGATCGGCACGTCGACGATTCAGAGTCGGGCAACCGGCGGTGTCGTCAACGCCACCTTCGTCTTCGTGCTGCCGGGTTCGCCCGGCGCCTGCAAGGACGCTTGGGACGGTATCCTCAAGGCGCAACTCGATTACCGCCACATGCCCTGCAACTTCGTCGAGATCATGCCGCGCCTGGACGAACATCTGCGGCGCGGGAAGTAA
- a CDS encoding 4-(cytidine 5'-diphospho)-2-C-methyl-D-erythritol kinase — protein sequence MDTEIGSRTWHAHAKINLALHVTGRRPDGYHLIDSLAVFTRFGDRVEIALADSDDFTVSGRYAPAVPLDASNLVLKARDTLRREAGSERTPPVAIKLEKNLPVASGVGGGSSDAAAVLRGLAQTWGLDMGGTELARIGLSLGADVPMCLAAKPLVARGIGEELSMVPDFSALGLVLVNPGTPVSTADVFAALSRRDNEPLPPLPRSIDFHSLRNWLEITRNDLEPAALALQPAIGRALSWLDRAGSGFSRMSGSGATCFGLFETGNVAKRAAAEIRGRQPDWFVAATRSMSSEVE from the coding sequence GTGGACACCGAGATCGGTTCGCGCACATGGCACGCGCATGCCAAGATCAATCTGGCGCTGCATGTCACAGGCAGGCGTCCTGACGGTTATCACCTGATCGACAGCCTTGCGGTGTTCACGCGGTTTGGCGACAGGGTCGAGATCGCGCTCGCCGACAGTGACGATTTTACTGTGTCCGGCCGTTATGCGCCGGCAGTTCCCCTCGACGCCAGCAATCTGGTGCTGAAGGCCCGCGATACCTTGCGACGAGAGGCTGGCTCCGAGCGCACCCCGCCCGTCGCCATAAAGCTGGAAAAGAACCTGCCGGTCGCCTCCGGCGTCGGCGGCGGTTCGAGCGACGCGGCAGCCGTGCTGCGCGGGCTGGCGCAAACATGGGGCTTGGACATGGGCGGGACCGAACTGGCGCGGATCGGTCTATCGCTTGGCGCCGATGTGCCGATGTGCCTGGCGGCAAAGCCGCTGGTGGCGCGCGGCATTGGTGAAGAGCTGTCGATGGTGCCGGACTTCTCGGCGCTGGGACTGGTGCTGGTCAATCCCGGCACGCCGGTCTCGACGGCCGACGTGTTCGCGGCCCTTTCCCGCCGCGACAACGAGCCTCTGCCGCCGCTGCCGCGCAGCATCGATTTTCACAGCCTGCGCAACTGGCTGGAGATCACCCGCAATGATCTCGAACCGGCGGCGCTGGCGCTGCAGCCCGCCATAGGCCGGGCGCTGTCGTGGCTTGATAGGGCCGGATCGGGCTTTTCACGCATGTCCGGATCGGGCGCGACCTGTTTCGGCCTGTTCGAGACCGGCAATGTCGCCAAGCGCGCGGCGGCCGAGATCCGCGGTCGCCAGCCCGACTGGTTCGTCGCGGCGACGCGCAGCATGTCATCGGAGGTTGAGTGA
- a CDS encoding membrane protein, whose amino-acid sequence MPQIIFFTVVGVAAYFGYRTFVREAERVTAKVRRTEKQAANGAMGTLVKDPKTGEYRLAKD is encoded by the coding sequence ATGCCGCAGATCATTTTCTTCACCGTGGTTGGCGTGGCCGCCTATTTCGGTTACCGCACCTTCGTGCGCGAAGCCGAGCGCGTGACCGCCAAGGTGCGGCGCACCGAAAAGCAGGCGGCCAATGGCGCGATGGGAACGCTGGTCAAGGATCCGAAGACCGGCGAATACCGGCTGGCCAAGGACTGA
- a CDS encoding S49 family peptidase: MKRLFNRLLPKSWRSTVVTIPVIRLHGTIMAGGQFRQNLSLASTAGLIEKAFSFDAPAVAVSINSPGGSPVQSRLIFKRIRDLAVEKNKKVLVFVEDVAASGGYMIAVAGDEIFADPSSIVGSIGVVSASFGFPELMKKIGVERRVHTAGQNKAVLDPFKPEKKEDVERLKALQLEVHDTFIDLVKERRGTKLKDDPDLFTGLFWTGKRGLELGLVDALGDMRTVLKTRFGAKTQLRLVTAPRGFLSRFGLFGSSKGFSAPDIAAAAASGVIDAAEERALWARFGL, translated from the coding sequence GTGAAACGCCTTTTCAACCGACTGCTGCCGAAATCCTGGCGCTCCACCGTCGTCACCATTCCGGTCATCCGGCTGCACGGCACCATCATGGCCGGCGGCCAGTTCCGGCAGAATCTGTCGCTGGCTTCCACAGCCGGCCTCATCGAAAAGGCGTTTTCCTTCGACGCGCCGGCCGTTGCCGTCTCGATCAATTCGCCCGGCGGCTCGCCGGTGCAGTCGAGGCTGATCTTCAAGCGCATCCGCGATCTGGCAGTTGAAAAGAACAAGAAGGTGCTGGTCTTCGTCGAGGACGTCGCCGCCTCAGGCGGTTACATGATCGCGGTTGCCGGCGATGAGATTTTTGCCGATCCCTCCTCCATCGTCGGTTCCATCGGTGTGGTCTCGGCCTCGTTCGGCTTTCCCGAACTGATGAAGAAGATCGGCGTCGAGCGCCGTGTCCACACCGCCGGACAGAACAAGGCGGTGCTCGATCCGTTCAAGCCCGAGAAGAAGGAAGACGTCGAGCGGCTGAAGGCGCTGCAGCTCGAGGTGCACGATACCTTCATCGATCTGGTCAAGGAGCGGCGCGGCACGAAGCTGAAGGACGATCCGGACTTGTTCACCGGCCTGTTCTGGACCGGCAAAAGGGGTCTGGAGCTCGGCCTCGTCGATGCGCTCGGCGACATGCGCACGGTGCTGAAGACCCGGTTCGGGGCGAAAACCCAGCTGAGATTGGTCACGGCGCCACGCGGTTTCCTCAGCCGTTTCGGCCTGTTCGGCTCGAGCAAGGGCTTTTCAGCGCCCGATATCGCCGCAGCTGCCGCCAGCGGCGTCATCGATGCGGCGGAAGAGCGCGCACTGTGGGCTCGCTTCGGGCTTTGA
- a CDS encoding tRNA1(Val) (adenine(37)-N6)-methyltransferase → MSAAPATLAPETPAHTVDAFHRGRFWLVQPKHGGHRAGMDAMMLAASVPSSFDGRLADFGAGAGAAGLAVLSRCPAAHAVLVERAPEMAAFASATLAHPGNAHLSDRASVLVADVTMSGQARAAAGLADNDFDYVIMNPPFNAARDRATPDRLRKEAHVMEDGLFESWIRSAAAVVRPRGGLAVIARSEQLGAILDAISGRFGDAEMLAVHPRPDAAAIRIIVRAALGARGKLAIRPPLMLHAQSGNGPDERSEMIANGLASLFGD, encoded by the coding sequence ATGTCGGCCGCGCCAGCCACCCTCGCCCCGGAGACGCCGGCCCATACGGTCGATGCCTTCCATCGCGGCCGGTTCTGGCTGGTGCAGCCCAAGCATGGCGGACACCGCGCCGGCATGGATGCGATGATGCTGGCGGCATCCGTGCCATCCTCGTTCGACGGGCGCCTGGCCGATTTCGGCGCCGGCGCCGGTGCTGCCGGCCTGGCGGTGCTGTCGCGCTGTCCGGCAGCTCATGCCGTGCTCGTCGAACGCGCACCGGAAATGGCGGCCTTCGCGTCGGCCACCCTTGCTCACCCCGGCAATGCGCATCTCAGCGATCGCGCCTCCGTGCTCGTGGCCGATGTCACGATGTCGGGCCAAGCCAGGGCCGCCGCCGGCCTCGCCGACAATGACTTCGACTACGTCATCATGAACCCGCCCTTCAACGCCGCCCGGGACCGCGCCACGCCTGACAGGCTGCGGAAGGAAGCCCATGTCATGGAGGACGGGCTGTTCGAAAGCTGGATCCGCAGTGCGGCGGCGGTGGTCAGGCCGCGCGGCGGGCTTGCCGTCATCGCGCGGTCCGAACAGCTCGGCGCCATTCTCGACGCGATATCAGGCCGTTTCGGCGATGCCGAGATGCTTGCCGTGCACCCTCGCCCCGACGCAGCGGCGATCCGAATCATTGTGCGGGCAGCGCTCGGCGCGCGCGGAAAGCTCGCCATCCGCCCGCCTTTGATGCTTCACGCACAATCGGGCAACGGCCCCGATGAGCGCAGCGAAATGATCGCCAACGGTCTCGCCTCGTTGTTTGGAGATTGA
- a CDS encoding DUF2007 domain-containing protein: MIELVRTNDAVIISFVESLMRDAGIACFVADQNMSILEGSIGLLQKRVMVDADQADAARRILRDAGIANEIRTK; encoded by the coding sequence ATGATAGAGCTTGTCCGCACCAACGATGCCGTGATCATTTCCTTCGTCGAATCGCTGATGCGCGACGCCGGCATCGCCTGCTTCGTCGCCGATCAGAATATGAGCATTCTCGAAGGGTCGATCGGTCTTTTGCAGAAGCGCGTCATGGTCGACGCTGACCAGGCCGATGCAGCAAGGCGCATCCTCAGGGATGCCGGCATCGCCAACGAGATCCGCACAAAATAA